TGGTTTCAACGCTTGTCCATCCTGCCTTACTCCCGTGCCAAAATGAACCTCCCTAACACCTGTTTCTTTTACAAAATCAGACACAGTCTCAATGGTTAAGCCGGCGCCCGCTAGTATGGTTACGTGTGTAGAAGCAGTTCGCTCTACCAACGTTTTCATCTGATCTACTGCTTGCAGGGCGCTTGACTTGCCACCAGATGTTAGAATGCGATCAATCTGTTTATAATGCAGCAATTGTTCAAGCGCTGCTACTTGATCCTCTACCTCGTCAAATGCCCGATGGAATGTAACATGCATATGTCCTGTTTCCGTTAATAAAGTCTCTAATGCTCGAAAATCAATGTGATGATCTGGCGTTAAAGCTCCCAGAACCACACCTGATGCACCAAGTTCCCTGATAGTTTGTATATCTTTGAGCATCACATCTATGTCGTTTGTCGTATAAACAAAGGATTGACTATGAGGACGCACCATCACATGTACGGGAATTTTCACCTGATCAACTACATTTTTTATGAGACCGTAGCTAGGGGTAAGTCCTCCTTCCCTAATACCTGTGATCAACTCCAATCGATCCGCTCCGCCTGCTTCTGCTCGCTTTGCATCATCTAGCGTAGTTGCAATTACTTCGAGTATCATGCTACCTTCACTCCCTTTTGGTACGCTTATTGGTTTATTCCTTCTACTTTAGCATGGTAATTGACTACTATGCATCAAAAACGGCAAGAGTTCAACGACTTACCTTTTATCATTATGTAAGAGATGGCTTCGTTCAAACCATGCATGCACCAGTTTATAAAGAGATAAAAAGAGAAGGCAGGACCCTTATCGGATCATGCCCTCTTTACCGTGCTATTTTTATGATGATTATAGTTTTTTAATCTCATCTTTTAAAATCTCGGATTGTGTACCAAAAACAATTTGTACACTACCTTGACCTAAGCGCATCACACCTGCTGCACCTAGCTGCTTCAAGGCTGCATCATTTACCTTTTGGTCGTCGTTTACTACTAAACGCAGACGAGTAATACATGCATCAATGTTCTTGATATTTTCTTTTCCACCGATATTTGATAATACTTTTTCTGCTTTATCTCTCATAGCCTCATTGGTTTTAGCCGTATTCCCATCGGCCGCTGCTGCGAAATCATCTTCGCGGCCAGGCGTTTTCAGGTTCAGCTTCTTAATCATGATACGGAACAAGAAGTAGTAAAGGACGAAGGTAGCAAGACCAATCGGCCAAAGCAGAAGTGGTTTTTGCGACCATTTAAAGTTAACAACGTAATCGATCAAACCAGCCGAGAATCCAAATCCTAGTCGTACGCCTAATTCAACAATAATAAAGGCAATGGCTCCTGTTAAAACGGCATGGATACCATATAGTAATGGAGCAGCAAACATGAATGCAAATTCTACTGGCTCCGTGATACCTGTCAAGAACGCCGCGATTGCTGTACTTAAGAAGATAGAAGCCACCGTTTTGCGGTTTTCAGGCTTCGCTGTGTGAACGATTGCAAGTGCGATCGCCGGCATCGCAAACATCATGATTGGGAAGAAGCCTGTCATAAATAGTCCGGCAGATGGATCTCCCGCAAAGAAGCGATTCAAGTCACCTTTTACGATTTCACCAGCCGCATCTGTAAACGTTCCAATTTCAAACCAAGCGATCGTATTAATAACATGGTGCAAACCAAATGGAATTAGTACACGGTTCGCGATACCAAAGATACCACTACCTACAGCCCCCATACTTACAACCGTATTACCAAATGAATTAAGCGCCTCTTGGACAGGACCCCATACAAGACCAAGCAGCAAACCTAACACGACCATGGTAGAGGATGTAATAATTGGAACAAACCGTTTACCACTAAAGAAGCCTAACCAATCGGGAAGCTTGATATTGTGGTACTTGTTGTAGAAGTAAGCAGCCAAACCACCGGACATAATACCGCCTAGTACGCCCATGTCCAATTTCATTGCATCGTCAATGAAAGCGAATGCAGGTGGAACCGCTTTCAATACATTAAGTAAAACCAATTGTGCAATTACTGCTGCTAAAGCGGCAACTGCGTCTCCTGCCAAACCAATGGCTACCCCGACAGCAAAGATTAAAGGTAAGTTATCAAAAATAGCAGAACCGCCTGCTTTCAGGAATGGAGCGATGTAATGATTTAAAAATTCACCAGTGGTGCCCATGTTAAAGTCTTTAACATAGTCGATCGCTCCAAAACGTAGCAATAGAGCGGCAGCTGGCAAGGTTGCGACCGGAAGCATCAAAGCTTTACCAATCTTTTGAAGAAAAGCCAACATATCATTTCCTCCTTTTGAAGTTATATATGAGCAGTGAAACCTCATGGCGTCCATAAGGTTTCACATCATATCGCTTGTTGTATGCGTTAGCCTTGAAGAATAGCCTCTCTGGATTCGTCTTGCAAAGGCAATAGCTCAGCCGTTGCACGATCTACCAATACGGTTAAATTAGGATGTAGCTGTAAAATGGATACAGGCACTTGTGGATCAACTATGCCTGTGAATAAATGACGGACAGCTTCCGCTTTACTCTTGTCATTTACTAGTAATAGGACGTGGCGAGCCTTCATAATCCCACCAATCCCCATCGTCACAGCTTGCTTAGGTACCTCGGATATATCAGAGAAGAAGCGAGCATTTGCTTCGATGGTCTCAGACGCAAGTTCTACTACATGAGTAGATAATGTGAACGCTTGAGCCGGTTCATTAAAGCCAATGTGTCCATTATGACCAATACCCAATATTTGGATATCAACACCACCTGCTTCTTCCATTGCCTTCTCGTATCGGGAGCACTCTGCCTTCGCATCGGTAAAGATACCTGATGGAATATTCGTTTGTTCTTTTTTAATATTTACATGTGAGAACAAGTTATCCCACATGAAATAGCTGTAGCTTTGATCGTGGTCAGCAGTCAGCCCCACATATTCATCTAGGTTAAACGTGGTGATTTGACTAAAATCAACGTTTCCTGCCTGCTGCATGCTGATTAATTCTTTATACATCCCTATTGGCGTGCTTCCTGTAGCCAAGCCAAGCACAGATGTAGGTTTGTTTTCTATTTGTTCTACCATGATTTCAGCAGCTTTTTTGCTTAGTTCCTGATAATTCTCTGATACAATTACCCTCATTACTTATCCCTCACTATCTACAAGATGTATAGTTGTTTAAAAGGATTAAGCTTTTAGCGTTACTTCAAGAACTTTTTCCTGACCACGAGTCACAGAAGCACCTACAAATTGTGTCATGCTTTCAACAGCATCGCTATTTGTAATAATAATTGGTGTGATTACAGGGTACCCTGCGTTTTTAATGATATCTAAATCAAATTCAATCAGGGTCTGACCCGCTTTTACATCTTGACCGGTCGTTACTTTTGCGGAGAAACCTTCGCCGTTTAAGTTAACAGTATCAATACCGATATGCATCAAGATTTCAGCACCATTAGCTGTCTGCAATCCGATTGCATGTCCGGTGTTAAACAAATGAACGACCTTCGCATCAACAGGTGCTACCAGAACACCTTCTGTTGGGTCGATAGCTAAGCCATCACCAGCAATTTTTTGAGAAAAAACAGGATCTGGTACTTCTTCTAAATGAACTGCCTTACCAGTAAGGGGAGCTAGCAGTTGAGTTGGCTGAACTTCTTTTTTACGAGAAAATAATTTGCTAAACATATAGGGCCTCCTTAGGTGTTCACTGACTTTATCAAATAGAAAAGGCATGAGCATAGAAAAATGGGTATGCCTAAACAAATTGATATCATTTAGGATACTCCATCCTCCACTGCTCATGCCTAGTCGAACTAGTAACACGCTGTGAAAAGACAATTATTCTTTTTTGTCCTTTACGAGTTGAAACAAGCGGAACAAATGCATAGCCATGTATCCCACTTCGTCCTCAGGGACTTTAACATCTAACTTTCGTGAAATGAGCTCTCCTAATTGCAAAGCAAGCTCATATGCCTCAGGAAGCATCGTTTTCACGCGATCCAATAAAGGATTTTCTATTGTTTTGCCTTCCATCAATCGTTCTAGAACGAAGCGGAAATGCGTAATCATTCGAGTATAATGCAAGCTTTCCTTCGTTACCTTCAATGTTAAACGCTCTTCCACCATCTGAATCATCTGTAGGATGAGGTTCGTATGCTTCACTGTCTGCGCTACTGGAATGTAGCTAACAGCCGAGTGAATATGCAGAGCCAAGAATCCGATTTCACTTTCTGGAACCGTAGTCGTGAAGGTGTCTTCGATTAAGGCCGCCGCTCGTTCAGCAAGGATGAATTCCTGCGGATACAGCGCCTGAATCTCGAATAGGAAAGGGTTTACAATTTCCATACCGCTTGACAAGCGATGCACAGCAAACTGGATATGGTCAGGTAAAGCAACGTGAATTAATTCATTGATCTCAGGCGTCATTTCATCACAAATCCATGAAATGATTTCTTCTGCAATTTCAATCACCGACTGATCAATTTGGGTCAGAAGCGATTGGAACTGATTTAAGTGAAGCTCATTTTCCATTCGAAAGCGCTTCTCAATACGTTCATCATTCTTCGCAATCGGGTTGCCTGCTTTTTGCCCAAATCCAAGACCCTTACCAAGCAAGACCATTTCTGTATTCACAGTTGGATCGCTTACCAAGACGACGTTATTGCTTAAAATTCGACTTATGTTATAATCTTGGCTTTTGTACACGCAGACACCACCATAGATCAGAATTACGAACTTGCATTGAGAATCCCTGCGTATCCTGCAACAGTCATAAAGCCAAAAAAGAGCCAACATCAGATTTTCTCCATGAAGAAACAAGAAAGAAAAATCCTTTGTGTGGCTCATGCCTGTCTGTAACAGTAACACGCCTGTAAACGCATTATTCGCTTCACATTCATTTTACTATAAAGTTGATAAAAGTCAATCATAACTTATCATCTTTATAGGACCTTCTAGCTAACGATATGCTTTAACGAAGCCTCATTTGCTCTCTGCCTCGTTTTTTATCCCAATATGGAAGTACTAGTCGATCTAAACCAAAGTATCCAGCATTGCGACCAGCAACTAAAATAAACGTGGTTAATAAAATCAAATATGGATTAATACTGACTGTACCACTAAATAAGAATGCGTAATTCATAGAAATGCCCATTAATCCAGCAAATGTGGTGAACAGCCCTAGTAATAACGCAAGTCCTACCAGGAATTCTCCCCAAGGAATTAAGAAATTGAAAAAGGAAGCTCCCGGCAATGCGAAATTTTCCAGAAAAGCAGCCCACCAGGCTTGAACAGAAGGATGATCACCAGTCGCTTTTTCAATCGCTCCTTTTAAGAAGCCCTCTGTCGCAAAGCCTCCCCCGCTTAACTTGCCCCAACCAGAGGTAATCCAGGTATACCCCAAATAAAGACGAACCAATAATAAAACAACGGAAGCACTTTGAGATTGTCGTAGCCAAGCTACCATACACACCACTCCTTTTTTCTCTGTAAAAAGCTTTTTGGTTTCTCTACATTTCTCTCTCCCACTACGTAAACCAATTATATCCTTGCTATGTTAAACAGATCTTTCTGCCTTTATCATACCCATACTTCCTTATTTACACGGGACTCTTTTGGATATGTTGGCTGATTGACAAAGCTCCTTGAGCAACAAATGAACATTGTAAGATAGGGCTGTAATTCTTGTTTGTCATTACCGATAACCGCTATTTTATGTAGTCATTTAGACGTAAACCCTCGGCGCCTATCAGTTCTCTTTTCTTACTAGTATGCTTTGCTGCCAATTGACTTATTTCTATTATTTTTAGCAAGAAATTGGTTTTGGTGGTTATATTCTGCACAGCTAGAAATATTTCCTCTATTTCCCGATGTGCCTGTTGCAGCATTTCATATATTATTGTAGTCGTTACTCCATGTTGTAAAAATAGGTTCCTTGCTTCATTTTTCTTCGGTTCCATTGGTTCTACTAGAGTGCTATATGTTTGTATGTCTAGGTAAATCTTATTAACTGCTTCCTTGCATTCGTGCCAGATGACGGCAGACTTGTCCAGCAATTGCTTCACAGACTCTTTTATAGCCAAAGAAGCTTCATTGTCGTGATCATTTATTCGTTCACTATTCAACATAGTCTGTTTGGCCAAACGCTGTGTTTCTTTTGTTACTGTAGAAATGTCCAGCAGGATTTTTTCTAGTGCCTGAATATCACAATCACATTTTTGACTATTTGCAGCATGCAATGGATTATTCTTTGTTTGACACTCCATTCGTGTAATAGTGTCTCCCTTCCTAACTTCTTGTATATACGTTATTTATCGAAATTTCTGCTGAACAAAAATAGGGTCATTTTACACAAAAATAAAAACACCAGGCAAAATTTACGTTTCACCTGGTGTCCTATTCTATTAATCATCAAATGCTATGAGAGTGGGCCAGCTATTTTTTGATTAATTCCAAATCAACTGGAATAAATTCTTCTACCTTTTCACCCTTGGATACTTTAATGGCAGTCTCTACCGCTTTTTTACCGATCTCAGATGGTTTTTGCGCTACAGTTGCCGCCAGTTTTCCATCCTTTACAGCAGCAACCGCATCCTCAGTAGCGTCAAAACCTACTACCTTCACTTCTTTTAAACCCGCTGCCTCCAATGCTTGTAACGCGCCCAAAGCCATTTCATCATTGTGAGCAAACACAGCTTGGATGTTTTTATTTCCTTGTAAAATGTTTTCCATAACACTCATGCCTTTTGCACGATTGAAATCTGCTGGTTGAGAAGCTGTGACTTTTAGACCATCTTTATTGTCTACCGCCTTGTGGAAGCCTGTACCCCGATCACGCGCCGCCGAGGAACCAGGGATACCCTCCAGCTCAACCACGTTCCCTTTACCGCCTAGGGAATCTAGTATGAATTGACCAGCCATTTCTCCGCCCTTCACATTGTCGGAAGCGATATGTGCGGTTACTTTCCCACCTTCTGCAGCACGGTCTACCGTAACTACCGGGATATTCGCTGTGTTGGCTGATTCAACTGCTGTGGAAATAGCTGCGCTATCGGTTGGATTAACCAAGATGACATCTACTTTTTTCTGGATTAAATCCTCTACTCCACTAATTTGCTTAGCAGTATCATCCTGAGAATCTACGACAATCAGATTTACCCCTGCCTCCTTGGCTGCCTTTTCTGCGCCTTCTTTTAATGTTACAAAGAATGGGTTATTTAAAGTAGAGATAGAGAGCCCGATGGTGACACCTTCTTTTTTCGCATCAGGAGCTGGTGCCTTGTTGTCCTCTAAGCTGGATTGGGTGGAACAGCCTGCTAGTACAGATAAAAGCATAGTGGATGCCAATGCTACTTTCACGTACTTCTTCATGTCGAAACCTCTCCTTTTTCTCATTCATTTATTTTTTAGAACGATCCAGCAAAACGGCAATCAAAATGACTGCCCCTTTGGCCACCAGTTGATAGAATGATGATACATTCAACAGGTTCAGACCGTTGTTTAGCACACCGATAATCATGGCCCCGATTAAGGTACCAACAAGCCAGCCTTTACCACCAGACAGACTGGTTCCCCCTAGAACAACTGCCGCAATGGCGTCTAGCTCATAAGATGTTCCCGCCGTTGGTTGAGCAGAGTTAAGACGGGAGGTCAAAATAATACCCGCTAAGGATGCGAACAAGCCGCTGATAGAATATACCCAAATTTTAACCTTCGTGGTGGAAATCCCTGATAATCTAGTTGCCTCCTCATTGCTTCCTAAAGCATAGACATGTCGGCCAAATGTTGTATGTTTTAAAATGAAATACAAGGCGACAAAGGAAAGTAACATCCAGATAACTGGCATCGGAATTTGTAAAAAGAAGCTTTTTCCTACCAATCCAAAGCTATCTGGCAGTCCTGTGATTGGTTTGCCCTCTGTATAAACTAGCGTTAATCCTCGAAAAACTGTCATGGTTGCCAATGTCGCGATAAAAGGAGCTACATTTCCCTTTGCGACCAAAATCCCATTGAATGCCCCCATTACCAAGCCTGCCAATAGTCCAACCACAATTGCTAGGAACGGATCGCCTCCACTAGCCATCAGCCCTGCTGACAATGCGCTGGATAAAGCTAGGGTAGAGCCTACGGACAGATCAATGCCTCCTGTTAAAATAACGAAGGTCATTCCAAATGCAATCAGCGCATTAATTGAAACCTGGCGTAGGACATTAAATATATTGCTTACCGTTAAAAAATCAGAGCTGACGATGGACAGGATAATCACTAACAGAAACAGTCCCAGTAACGGTCCCATTTGTTGCAAAAAGTTGCCTTTAAGCGTAAGCGTTGGTTTCGTTTGTGCTTGCAATGAAATGACCTCCTCCTGTTGCTACGTGCATAATGCTTTCCTGAGTAGCTTCTTCTCTTGAGAATTCACCCGTTATTTTTCCTTCATGCATAACGATAATTCGATCGCTCATTCCTAAGACCTCAGGCAATTCTGAAGAGATCATGATGATCGCGACACCTTCCTGTGCCAAACGGTTCATCAAATCATAAATCTCTTTCTTGGCTCCAATGTCTACTCCGCGCGTTGGCTCATCTAAAATTAAAATCTTTGGAGCGGTAGCCAGCCATTTTCCAATCACAACCTTTTGCTGATTGCCCCCGCTTAACGAACCAACCCGTTGCTCACTGCTATGCGTTTTCACTACTAATTTATCGATTGTCTCTCTTGCTAGTTGCACTTCCTTCTGCTTATAAAGGACCCCAAAGGATGAGAGACTGGATAGATTAGGCAACGCTATGTTTTCACGAACCGATAAGGACAGAACCAAGCCCTCTTCTTTTCGATCTTCCGTTACAAAGGCAATTCCTGCCGCAATAGCATCCTTGGGCTTGTTGATAGCTACAGACCTGCCTTCTACTTTTATGCTCCCTGCCTCCACCCGTTCAAGTCCAAAAATAGCTTTAGCAACCTCCGAACGGCCTGCTCCCATTAATCCGGCAAATCCCAATATTTCGCCAGCTTTTACTGCAAAGGAGATATCCGTCAGTTTGCCTTTAACAGATAGATGATCTACGCGCAGCTTCTCTTCGCCAAGGGACACCTTTACCTTTGGAAAGCGATCTGTAATTTCTCTACCTACCATCATTTTGACCAGCTCGTCCATGTTTGTCTCAGCCGTTACTTTCGTGCCAACATACTGACCGTCACGAAGAACTGTAATGCGATCGCTAACCTGAAAGATTTCTTCCATCCGATGCGAGATGTAAATCATGCCTACCCCTTTATTTTTAAGAGAGAAAATGACCTCAAACAAAGCATCGATTTCACGATTGGTAAGAGCTGCGGTTGGTTCATCTAATACAAGGATGTCCGCCTGCAATGAAAGCGCTTTAGCGATTTCGATCATTTGTTGCTGGCCAACCGATAAATCGCCCACCCTGGTATCGGGATCAACCTGAATGCCTAATTTGTCTAGATATACCTTTGCTTCCTGTCGTAGCTTTTTCCAATTCACAAATTTGGTTTTTCCATAGGTAAATTCGCGTCCCAAAAAAATATTTTCGGCTACAGATAAATGGGAAATCAGGTTCAATTCTTGATGAATGATTCCAATCCCCAGTTCAGCGGCTAACTTCGTGGTCATCTCCGGTACAGGCTGACCTTTAACCGTGATAGAACCACTATCTTTGGTATAAATGCCACCTAGGATTTTCATAAGAGTAGATTTACCTGCACCATTCTCACCCATTAGCGCTACCAGCTCACCTGGACGCACTGTCAATTCAACCTGATCAAGCACCTTGAC
The nucleotide sequence above comes from Brevibacillus laterosporus LMG 15441. Encoded proteins:
- a CDS encoding PTS sugar transporter subunit IIA gives rise to the protein MFSKLFSRKKEVQPTQLLAPLTGKAVHLEEVPDPVFSQKIAGDGLAIDPTEGVLVAPVDAKVVHLFNTGHAIGLQTANGAEILMHIGIDTVNLNGEGFSAKVTTGQDVKAGQTLIEFDLDIIKNAGYPVITPIIITNSDAVESMTQFVGASVTRGQEKVLEVTLKA
- a CDS encoding DoxX family membrane protein, giving the protein MVAWLRQSQSASVVLLLVRLYLGYTWITSGWGKLSGGGFATEGFLKGAIEKATGDHPSVQAWWAAFLENFALPGASFFNFLIPWGEFLVGLALLLGLFTTFAGLMGISMNYAFLFSGTVSINPYLILLTTFILVAGRNAGYFGLDRLVLPYWDKKRGREQMRLR
- a CDS encoding PTS transporter subunit EIIC — translated: MLAFLQKIGKALMLPVATLPAAALLLRFGAIDYVKDFNMGTTGEFLNHYIAPFLKAGGSAIFDNLPLIFAVGVAIGLAGDAVAALAAVIAQLVLLNVLKAVPPAFAFIDDAMKLDMGVLGGIMSGGLAAYFYNKYHNIKLPDWLGFFSGKRFVPIITSSTMVVLGLLLGLVWGPVQEALNSFGNTVVSMGAVGSGIFGIANRVLIPFGLHHVINTIAWFEIGTFTDAAGEIVKGDLNRFFAGDPSAGLFMTGFFPIMMFAMPAIALAIVHTAKPENRKTVASIFLSTAIAAFLTGITEPVEFAFMFAAPLLYGIHAVLTGAIAFIIVELGVRLGFGFSAGLIDYVVNFKWSQKPLLLWPIGLATFVLYYFLFRIMIKKLNLKTPGREDDFAAAADGNTAKTNEAMRDKAEKVLSNIGGKENIKNIDACITRLRLVVNDDQKVNDAALKQLGAAGVMRLGQGSVQIVFGTQSEILKDEIKKL
- the nagB gene encoding glucosamine-6-phosphate deaminase, producing the protein MRVIVSENYQELSKKAAEIMVEQIENKPTSVLGLATGSTPIGMYKELISMQQAGNVDFSQITTFNLDEYVGLTADHDQSYSYFMWDNLFSHVNIKKEQTNIPSGIFTDAKAECSRYEKAMEEAGGVDIQILGIGHNGHIGFNEPAQAFTLSTHVVELASETIEANARFFSDISEVPKQAVTMGIGGIMKARHVLLLVNDKSKAEAVRHLFTGIVDPQVPVSILQLHPNLTVLVDRATAELLPLQDESREAILQG
- a CDS encoding ABC transporter permease subunit, with the protein product MGPLLGLFLLVIILSIVSSDFLTVSNIFNVLRQVSINALIAFGMTFVILTGGIDLSVGSTLALSSALSAGLMASGGDPFLAIVVGLLAGLVMGAFNGILVAKGNVAPFIATLATMTVFRGLTLVYTEGKPITGLPDSFGLVGKSFFLQIPMPVIWMLLSFVALYFILKHTTFGRHVYALGSNEEATRLSGISTTKVKIWVYSISGLFASLAGIILTSRLNSAQPTAGTSYELDAIAAVVLGGTSLSGGKGWLVGTLIGAMIIGVLNNGLNLLNVSSFYQLVAKGAVILIAVLLDRSKK
- a CDS encoding copper homeostasis protein CutC, giving the protein MILEVIATTLDDAKRAEAGGADRLELITGIREGGLTPSYGLIKNVVDQVKIPVHVMVRPHSQSFVYTTNDIDVMLKDIQTIRELGASGVVLGALTPDHHIDFRALETLLTETGHMHVTFHRAFDEVEDQVAALEQLLHYKQIDRILTSGGKSSALQAVDQMKTLVERTASTHVTILAGAGLTIETVSDFVKETGVREVHFGTGVRQDGQALKPVDTQLVALVKNK
- a CDS encoding sugar ABC transporter ATP-binding protein; the protein is MTDLLLEMKGICKSFPGVKVLDQVELTVRPGELVALMGENGAGKSTLMKILGGIYTKDSGSITVKGQPVPEMTTKLAAELGIGIIHQELNLISHLSVAENIFLGREFTYGKTKFVNWKKLRQEAKVYLDKLGIQVDPDTRVGDLSVGQQQMIEIAKALSLQADILVLDEPTAALTNREIDALFEVIFSLKNKGVGMIYISHRMEEIFQVSDRITVLRDGQYVGTKVTAETNMDELVKMMVGREITDRFPKVKVSLGEEKLRVDHLSVKGKLTDISFAVKAGEILGFAGLMGAGRSEVAKAIFGLERVEAGSIKVEGRSVAINKPKDAIAAGIAFVTEDRKEEGLVLSLSVRENIALPNLSSLSSFGVLYKQKEVQLARETIDKLVVKTHSSEQRVGSLSGGNQQKVVIGKWLATAPKILILDEPTRGVDIGAKKEIYDLMNRLAQEGVAIIMISSELPEVLGMSDRIIVMHEGKITGEFSREEATQESIMHVATGGGHFIASTNETNAYA
- the glcT gene encoding glucose PTS transporter transcription antiterminator GlcT, which produces MYKSQDYNISRILSNNVVLVSDPTVNTEMVLLGKGLGFGQKAGNPIAKNDERIEKRFRMENELHLNQFQSLLTQIDQSVIEIAEEIISWICDEMTPEINELIHVALPDHIQFAVHRLSSGMEIVNPFLFEIQALYPQEFILAERAAALIEDTFTTTVPESEIGFLALHIHSAVSYIPVAQTVKHTNLILQMIQMVEERLTLKVTKESLHYTRMITHFRFVLERLMEGKTIENPLLDRVKTMLPEAYELALQLGELISRKLDVKVPEDEVGYMAMHLFRLFQLVKDKKE
- the rbsB gene encoding ribose ABC transporter substrate-binding protein RbsB, coding for MKKYVKVALASTMLLSVLAGCSTQSSLEDNKAPAPDAKKEGVTIGLSISTLNNPFFVTLKEGAEKAAKEAGVNLIVVDSQDDTAKQISGVEDLIQKKVDVILVNPTDSAAISTAVESANTANIPVVTVDRAAEGGKVTAHIASDNVKGGEMAGQFILDSLGGKGNVVELEGIPGSSAARDRGTGFHKAVDNKDGLKVTASQPADFNRAKGMSVMENILQGNKNIQAVFAHNDEMALGALQALEAAGLKEVKVVGFDATEDAVAAVKDGKLAATVAQKPSEIGKKAVETAIKVSKGEKVEEFIPVDLELIKK